In Candidatus Nitronauta litoralis, one DNA window encodes the following:
- a CDS encoding DUF2892 domain-containing protein, translating into MKQNIGQTDRILRVTAGVLMIGGGVFMGGTIGTALTVIGLVPLATGLVGNCPLYGVCKINTHHT; encoded by the coding sequence ATGAAACAGAACATTGGACAAACAGACAGGATATTAAGAGTGACGGCAGGTGTTTTGATGATTGGAGGCGGGGTTTTTATGGGTGGAACAATTGGGACTGCTTTAACTGTAATCGGTCTCGTTCCGTTGGCTACCGGTTTAGTAGGAAACTGTCCGCTCTATGGAGTTTGTAAAATCAACACTCACCATACTTGA
- a CDS encoding response regulator, with product MPTGKIMIVDDEQDVREAMKLQLEGQKFQILEAEDGEEAIRVLHEGDHLSNLGLILCDIRMPKVDGVECIDYLKKNAPGIPVVVVTAFPDGELAASLMKKGIKDYLVKPVNKEKLISTVEQVLDTGKDIGL from the coding sequence ATGCCAACAGGAAAAATCATGATCGTAGACGATGAGCAGGATGTACGTGAAGCAATGAAGCTACAACTGGAAGGACAGAAATTTCAAATTCTGGAAGCTGAAGACGGGGAAGAGGCCATTCGGGTTTTGCATGAAGGGGATCATCTGAGCAACCTGGGTCTGATTCTTTGTGATATTCGGATGCCTAAAGTCGACGGTGTCGAATGTATTGACTACCTCAAGAAGAATGCGCCGGGGATTCCAGTGGTGGTGGTAACGGCTTTTCCTGATGGCGAACTGGCGGCTTCCTTAATGAAAAAAGGAATCAAGGATTACCTGGTCAAGCCAGTGAATAAGGAAAAACTGATCAGTACGGTGGAGCAGGTCCTGGATACAGGAAAAGACATCGGATTGTAG
- a CDS encoding response regulator transcription factor has product MANTKENKIRILIADDHEVVRKGLKTIIADHQDMTVTGEAENGNDVLNIVGKQDFDLILLDFDMPEKNGLDTLIELKALYPKLPVIILSIFPEDHYGTRFLKAGASGYLGKSSASDQLVEAIRKVACGGKYVSPNLADKLVSDLNRDSDKPLHETLTDREFQVFTMIAGGKKLKHIAEELCLSINTISTYRGRILQKMDMKSNADVIHYAIDNHLIA; this is encoded by the coding sequence ATGGCAAATACCAAAGAAAATAAAATTCGAATATTGATCGCCGATGATCATGAAGTGGTGCGCAAAGGGTTGAAAACCATTATTGCGGATCACCAGGATATGACTGTGACCGGTGAGGCAGAAAACGGAAATGATGTTTTAAATATTGTGGGGAAGCAGGACTTTGATTTAATCCTGCTCGACTTTGACATGCCGGAAAAAAACGGCTTGGACACCCTGATTGAGTTGAAGGCGCTTTATCCGAAATTGCCTGTAATTATATTAAGTATATTTCCTGAAGATCATTATGGAACCCGGTTTCTAAAAGCCGGGGCATCAGGTTATCTCGGAAAATCGAGTGCATCGGACCAGTTGGTGGAAGCGATTAGAAAGGTTGCCTGTGGTGGCAAGTATGTATCACCCAATCTGGCTGATAAACTGGTTTCGGATCTCAACCGGGACTCTGACAAACCTCTGCACGAAACACTCACGGACCGAGAGTTTCAGGTCTTCACCATGATTGCCGGTGGGAAAAAACTGAAACACATCGCAGAAGAACTCTGCCTGAGCATTAACACGATCAGTACTTACCGTGGGCGTATCCTTCAAAAAATGGATATGAAAAGTAATGCCGATGTGATTCATTATGCTATCGACAATCACCTTATCGCCTAG
- a CDS encoding GAF domain-containing sensor histidine kinase codes for MSSIGNNSPQEDSDERITGEYRVLHNVAQILQTKGDLIEMLQQVMRAITHFEDLKVENKAGIFLADNEAKVLRLFTTFGNFSNEFLEKEKEVPFGNCLCGRVAESGDLLMSENCFTDPRHERAYDDMTPHGHYIVPLKSGNELVGILFLYSNIHPAWYQNSQEVLLSIGGLIAGAIQKKQVDLELAAYRDQLESVVESRTAELKATNENLKRSRDQLRKLGNQVQEIREEEKSRIAREVHDQLGQALTALKIDSIQIGKKLPEELSKLKTRAIAMTGVIDETIQSVQRIATELRPPILDAFGLCEAIAWQAKEYESRYHLKFDVDDLQDSIEMDKKMQVSLFRVFQEAVSNVVRHAKATQVKVRIRLEEGELVFSIEDDGIGIREKDVANFESIGLIGIQERILPYNGRAEFLGTPGKGTVVVVRIPLASG; via the coding sequence ATGTCATCAATTGGAAATAACTCCCCCCAAGAGGATTCCGACGAAAGAATCACCGGCGAATACCGGGTTCTCCACAATGTGGCTCAGATTTTACAGACCAAGGGTGATCTGATCGAAATGCTGCAGCAGGTCATGCGGGCGATTACGCATTTTGAGGACCTGAAAGTGGAAAACAAGGCCGGGATATTTCTTGCGGATAACGAGGCGAAAGTTTTGCGGCTTTTTACAACCTTCGGAAATTTTTCGAACGAGTTCCTGGAAAAGGAAAAAGAGGTCCCCTTTGGCAACTGTTTATGTGGTCGGGTTGCTGAATCGGGTGATTTGTTGATGAGCGAAAATTGTTTTACTGATCCGCGTCATGAGCGAGCTTACGATGACATGACTCCGCATGGTCATTACATTGTTCCCTTGAAAAGTGGAAATGAGCTGGTTGGGATACTTTTTCTTTACTCCAACATTCATCCAGCCTGGTACCAGAACAGCCAGGAAGTTCTGCTTTCGATCGGTGGATTGATTGCGGGAGCGATACAAAAAAAACAGGTTGACCTGGAACTGGCGGCTTATCGGGACCAGTTGGAAAGTGTGGTGGAGTCTCGAACTGCGGAGCTCAAGGCGACAAATGAAAATCTGAAACGATCCAGGGACCAGCTCCGTAAACTGGGAAACCAGGTGCAGGAAATACGGGAAGAAGAGAAGTCTCGAATTGCCAGAGAAGTTCATGATCAATTGGGGCAGGCGTTGACTGCGTTGAAAATAGACAGTATTCAGATCGGGAAAAAACTTCCAGAGGAGTTGTCCAAATTGAAGACCCGGGCAATCGCCATGACGGGAGTTATTGACGAAACAATCCAATCTGTTCAGCGCATTGCCACTGAACTGCGTCCGCCCATCCTGGATGCTTTTGGGTTGTGCGAAGCAATTGCCTGGCAGGCGAAAGAGTATGAAAGCCGCTACCATCTGAAATTTGATGTCGACGATCTTCAGGATTCCATAGAAATGGATAAGAAGATGCAGGTTTCCCTGTTCAGGGTCTTCCAGGAAGCGGTGTCAAATGTTGTCCGCCATGCAAAGGCGACCCAGGTCAAAGTGAGAATTCGTCTGGAAGAGGGTGAGCTGGTTTTTTCTATAGAGGATGATGGCATCGGCATCCGCGAAAAGGATGTCGCGAACTTTGAATCCATTGGACTGATCGGCATCCAGGAGCGAATCCTTCCGTATAATGGGCGTGCTGAGTTCCTTGGCACGCCAGGGAAGGGAACGGTAGTTGTGGTTCGAATTCCTCTGGCTTCGGGATAG